The proteins below come from a single Vibrio natriegens NBRC 15636 = ATCC 14048 = DSM 759 genomic window:
- a CDS encoding TadE/TadG family type IV pilus assembly protein, with amino-acid sequence MNIRNQSSLLRRGKYSQAGLAALEFIICLPVLLMLTVLLIDVSRAFIQYTEINKALQNGVRYAVVATYGSLDFGSIANKDSIRNMVVYGKPSPTADDSKILKYLETTDVVIDDTTVPKEVTISASYKYEPIFSRLPFTDSSLEFEIGASSMMRTAP; translated from the coding sequence ATGAACATTCGCAATCAGAGTTCTTTACTCAGAAGAGGTAAGTACAGCCAAGCTGGATTAGCTGCACTTGAGTTTATTATTTGTCTGCCAGTGCTACTCATGCTAACAGTATTGCTGATAGATGTTAGTCGAGCATTTATTCAGTACACTGAAATCAATAAAGCGCTGCAAAATGGAGTTCGCTATGCCGTGGTAGCAACCTACGGTTCGCTAGATTTCGGTAGTATTGCAAATAAAGATAGTATTAGGAACATGGTAGTGTATGGCAAACCATCCCCGACGGCTGACGATTCTAAAATTCTGAAATACTTAGAAACGACAGATGTCGTTATCGATGATACAACCGTACCCAAAGAGGTAACTATTTCCGCCAGTTATAAATACGAGCCTATTTTTAGCCGTCTACCTTTTACTGACAGCTCACTCGAATTTGAAATCGGGGCATCAAGTATGATGAGGACAGCGCCATGA
- a CDS encoding pilus assembly protein TadG-related protein: MRRTTPIAMKRSQQGITLVLISLIMLILIGMGALAMDLNHQVLNKARLQNAVDSAALASAVVADETSDVVLAEAAANEALLSFVTASGNNELADNEVVKGNVSITFSNTKQVGSFVNADDFELVTTDGDDDIYVRVVVSDVSLTQYLSSVFGIGKNVSASAVAGRSAPIVGTCNVSPIAMCGDMNMTDEEGDATVWGYVPNSNYNAKTDRLGSTVHIVKPADNKSGELGPGNFQLLDLGLNGADGIRDAFAGDTNICIAKGEVVDTQTGKATGPVAQGVNTRFDQFNGPTEEDEVVKSDLYTRESDVNADNYESIYDDSPENTELQDDKAFYYADYHSELTNCSEGGTGDNCTQYYHSNGSEGRRVLRVPIIDCSTATEGKSQVEVIGLGCFFLTQKVKQQGNDSEVFGQFLEDCYVENAFTDIEPDNSKGLYKIQLYKDPEGGAS; this comes from the coding sequence ATGAGGCGCACAACACCAATAGCAATGAAGCGTTCTCAACAAGGGATCACTTTAGTGTTAATCAGTTTAATTATGCTGATATTAATCGGTATGGGCGCCTTGGCGATGGACTTGAATCATCAGGTTCTGAATAAAGCGCGCTTGCAAAATGCGGTAGATTCAGCGGCTTTAGCATCAGCGGTTGTCGCTGATGAGACAAGCGATGTTGTTCTCGCTGAAGCTGCTGCTAACGAAGCGTTGCTGAGTTTTGTCACCGCTTCGGGAAATAACGAACTGGCCGATAATGAGGTAGTTAAGGGAAATGTTTCTATCACTTTCTCGAATACAAAACAAGTAGGTTCATTTGTTAATGCAGATGATTTTGAACTAGTCACCACCGACGGAGATGACGACATTTACGTACGGGTCGTCGTCTCTGATGTCTCGTTGACTCAGTACCTGAGTTCTGTATTTGGCATAGGTAAAAATGTTTCCGCTAGTGCGGTTGCAGGACGTAGTGCTCCAATTGTGGGGACTTGTAACGTGTCTCCAATAGCAATGTGTGGTGATATGAATATGACCGACGAAGAAGGGGACGCGACTGTTTGGGGTTATGTTCCAAATTCCAATTATAATGCAAAGACAGATAGACTGGGTAGCACCGTTCATATCGTTAAACCTGCGGATAACAAGTCGGGAGAGTTAGGACCAGGTAATTTCCAATTACTCGACTTAGGGTTGAACGGGGCTGATGGTATACGTGATGCTTTTGCTGGAGACACTAATATCTGTATTGCTAAAGGTGAAGTGGTCGATACGCAAACCGGTAAAGCAACGGGTCCTGTAGCACAAGGGGTGAACACTCGGTTTGATCAATTTAATGGCCCTACTGAAGAAGATGAAGTAGTAAAGTCTGACTTGTATACCAGAGAATCTGACGTGAATGCTGATAACTACGAGTCTATTTATGACGATAGTCCGGAGAACACTGAGCTCCAAGATGATAAAGCATTTTATTATGCAGATTATCATTCCGAGTTGACGAACTGTAGTGAGGGAGGTACTGGTGACAACTGTACGCAGTATTACCATTCTAACGGTTCTGAAGGCAGGCGTGTTTTACGGGTGCCGATTATAGATTGCTCTACGGCAACAGAAGGCAAAAGCCAGGTTGAAGTCATTGGTTTAGGGTGCTTTTTCCTAACTCAGAAAGTTAAGCAACAAGGTAATGACTCAGAAGTTTTTGGGCAGTTTTTAGAAGACTGCTATGTTGAGAACGCTTTTACTGATATAGAACCGGACAATAGTAAAGGGCTATATAAGATTCAGCTCTATAAAGATCCTGAAGGTGGAGCGTCTTAA
- a CDS encoding type II and III secretion system protein family protein, translated as MKITILLLSHLIMVLASVNVYAAAQSGRVVAVPHHQSTQLMISGSAKKVTLGDPSILDILVLRSNELYLIGKKLGTTNVSVWDRSGRIIESFNVEVTHDLNTLKSKLHQFLPDENIEVHSTQDKIVLRGLVSSQQNMDVAIKVAETFAAGKPADESDDDEEVNESSIINLLSIGGAQQVTLEVTVAEVQRSLVRTFDSNFHFFQQSGDITWGATTIGSAIDDIGPILSGNAGVNEFGFLGSFLDSNTLFTFALDIAKQNGVAKVLAEPSLTALSGTKAEFVAGGEFPIPVPNEDGITIDYKEYGVTLDFIPYILSDKKINLKLNVSVSELATSGVVTYSVGDTNAAYYIPPLTKRSAGSTLELADGQTIGIAGLLSENARNTEEGLPGVSDLPVLGRLFKSEQFTSGETELVILVTPRLAKPVDRRRFTLPTDGFVSPNDVEFYLLGKGASLDFDKYKLDDNSNASVQDQTEYQFTTGDGGTEGQFGHSL; from the coding sequence ATGAAAATAACAATTTTACTTTTAAGCCACTTAATCATGGTATTAGCCAGCGTTAATGTTTATGCCGCTGCTCAATCGGGGCGTGTCGTCGCTGTACCTCATCACCAGTCTACTCAACTGATGATTTCAGGTAGTGCTAAAAAAGTGACCTTAGGTGACCCTAGTATACTGGATATCTTGGTACTGAGATCTAACGAATTGTATTTGATTGGCAAAAAGCTTGGTACCACCAATGTATCGGTCTGGGATCGTAGCGGTCGAATTATTGAATCGTTCAATGTCGAAGTGACGCATGATCTTAATACATTGAAATCAAAGCTTCATCAGTTTTTGCCTGATGAGAATATTGAGGTGCATAGTACTCAAGACAAAATAGTATTACGTGGCTTGGTAAGCAGCCAACAAAATATGGATGTGGCGATTAAAGTTGCGGAAACTTTTGCAGCAGGTAAACCAGCTGACGAAAGCGATGATGATGAAGAAGTAAATGAAAGCTCAATAATCAATTTGCTGTCTATTGGTGGTGCGCAGCAAGTGACGCTTGAAGTGACTGTCGCTGAAGTTCAGCGCTCACTCGTTCGTACTTTTGATTCTAATTTTCACTTTTTCCAACAAAGTGGCGATATTACCTGGGGAGCGACAACGATAGGAAGCGCGATTGATGATATTGGACCTATATTGAGTGGTAACGCGGGTGTTAATGAGTTTGGTTTCCTAGGCTCTTTTTTAGATAGCAATACTTTGTTTACGTTTGCTCTTGATATCGCGAAACAAAATGGTGTGGCGAAGGTATTAGCCGAACCTAGTTTAACAGCACTGAGTGGTACGAAAGCCGAATTTGTAGCGGGGGGGGAATTCCCAATCCCAGTACCTAACGAAGATGGTATCACCATTGATTACAAAGAATATGGCGTTACATTAGATTTTATCCCCTATATTCTCAGTGATAAAAAAATAAATTTAAAACTCAATGTCAGCGTGAGTGAATTAGCGACATCTGGTGTGGTTACCTACAGCGTCGGTGATACCAATGCAGCATATTATATCCCCCCACTCACTAAGCGTAGTGCGGGCAGTACCCTAGAGTTAGCTGATGGGCAGACCATAGGCATTGCAGGGTTACTGAGTGAAAATGCACGTAATACAGAGGAAGGCTTACCGGGCGTTTCCGATTTACCTGTATTAGGGCGTCTATTTAAGAGTGAGCAATTTACCTCTGGTGAGACCGAGCTGGTTATTTTAGTGACGCCTCGACTAGCTAAACCAGTAGACAGACGCAGATTTACATTACCAACAGACGGTTTCGTTAGCCCCAATGATGTGGAGTTCTATCTACTTGGTAAGGGAGCGAGTTTAGACTTTGATAAGTATAAGCTAGACGACAATTCCAATGCTAGTGTTCAAGACCAAACCGAGTATCAATTTACGACAGGCGATGGTGGGACAGAGGGCCAGTTTGGTCACAGCTTATAA
- the cpaB gene encoding Flp pilus assembly protein CpaB: MSRTQIVMLLLLSIAFGLGAVMIAKQWLDSQTQPTVKLEEVERHPVLVAAMEIEPGVIIEEKHLKTRLMEVDWIDETTLTEPSQAVGKVASNSIYEGELVSPNRIAVLGEGVTLAAMIPEDKRALTIRVNDVIGVAGFLLPGNKVDVLNTKGNGTTTVLKNIKVLAVDQTARTKDNKPVIVRAVTLEVSPKEAEKLLTENSKGSIQLALRNPLTVDKVPPKRTYTPRPSVTVIKGSQTSNVRVSN, encoded by the coding sequence ATGAGCAGGACACAAATCGTCATGCTGTTGTTGCTATCAATCGCTTTTGGTCTAGGTGCGGTGATGATTGCAAAGCAGTGGTTAGATAGTCAGACACAACCCACAGTGAAGCTTGAAGAAGTAGAGCGACACCCGGTACTCGTGGCTGCTATGGAAATAGAACCAGGTGTAATTATCGAAGAGAAGCATCTGAAAACGAGACTAATGGAAGTTGACTGGATTGATGAGACTACACTGACAGAACCATCGCAGGCGGTCGGTAAAGTCGCTTCTAACTCAATTTATGAGGGCGAGCTAGTTAGCCCGAATCGAATCGCTGTCCTTGGTGAAGGGGTGACATTAGCGGCTATGATTCCTGAAGATAAACGTGCGCTTACCATTCGTGTAAACGATGTTATTGGCGTGGCGGGTTTTCTATTGCCAGGTAATAAAGTCGATGTTCTAAATACGAAAGGCAATGGAACCACTACTGTATTGAAGAATATTAAGGTGCTGGCGGTGGACCAAACAGCAAGAACAAAAGATAACAAGCCAGTTATCGTACGAGCGGTTACCTTAGAAGTTTCACCAAAAGAAGCAGAGAAACTGTTAACTGAAAACAGTAAAGGAAGTATTCAGTTGGCATTAAGAAACCCGCTAACCGTTGATAAAGTGCCGCCGAAAAGAACTTACACACCACGTCCAAGTGTGACAGTGATTAAAGGTTCTCAAACTTCTAATGTACGCGTGAGCAATTAG
- a CDS encoding ATPase AAA, protein MSTIPKTNLVPQISPPPTPTSEDDLGIPSAVIEHLLIKHISAYPKSNLVELSSRMCVVSSIVEHSLAQLRARSWVEVYQPLNATSSYSNVRYGLTELGMAEAELAFRREAYIGPVPVSLEQYWDVVERQNLRNQPIARADVERALDDVYGAERLIPVLGPAINSGRALLLYGHAGTGKSYVAARVLNALNTSVFIPHAVYADGNIIKLFSEHHHKRVDNSESKTFVKLGDHYDKRWVLCERPNIQVGGELTMDMLEVNHTEHNRVWNAPLQMMANNGIFVIDDLGRQSMPVAAVLNRWIVPMEYFVDHLGLPNGQQISVPFLLTLAFSSNLPPSSIADPAFLRRLGYKIEFNPLELEEYLQLWMDLSEAYQLVLEQGFFDRLKQLHDDSGTGYFPCLPKDILGISRDILKFEEIGEQVSPEILTRAWGLYFTVDE, encoded by the coding sequence ATGTCTACAATACCTAAAACCAATTTAGTGCCACAAATTTCACCGCCACCAACGCCAACTTCAGAAGATGATTTAGGCATACCGAGTGCGGTTATCGAACATCTTCTTATTAAGCATATTTCTGCCTATCCAAAATCCAATTTGGTCGAGCTATCCAGCCGAATGTGTGTGGTTTCATCCATTGTCGAACATTCGCTTGCACAGCTTCGTGCCCGCAGTTGGGTCGAAGTTTATCAGCCGCTAAATGCAACCAGCTCTTATTCTAACGTTCGTTATGGTTTAACAGAATTAGGTATGGCAGAAGCTGAGTTGGCGTTTCGTCGTGAGGCGTATATTGGTCCGGTGCCTGTTTCTTTGGAACAATATTGGGATGTTGTTGAGCGGCAAAATCTGCGTAATCAACCAATTGCTCGCGCGGATGTTGAACGAGCACTTGACGATGTTTATGGCGCAGAGCGCTTGATACCTGTTTTGGGGCCAGCAATCAACTCTGGCCGAGCATTATTGCTTTATGGGCATGCTGGTACCGGTAAAAGTTATGTTGCGGCACGAGTGTTAAATGCTTTAAATACTTCGGTGTTTATTCCTCATGCGGTCTATGCTGACGGCAATATTATTAAATTGTTTTCTGAGCATCATCATAAGCGGGTGGACAATTCAGAGAGCAAAACATTTGTCAAACTAGGTGACCATTATGATAAGCGCTGGGTGTTGTGTGAAAGACCGAATATCCAGGTCGGTGGTGAATTGACCATGGATATGTTGGAGGTCAACCACACTGAGCACAATCGCGTCTGGAACGCACCACTGCAAATGATGGCCAATAACGGCATTTTTGTGATTGATGATTTAGGACGTCAGTCTATGCCAGTGGCTGCTGTGCTAAACCGTTGGATTGTTCCGATGGAGTATTTCGTTGACCATTTGGGGTTACCGAACGGACAACAAATATCAGTGCCATTTCTGTTAACACTCGCTTTTTCCTCGAACCTTCCACCAAGTTCTATTGCGGATCCGGCATTTTTGCGACGACTTGGATACAAGATTGAATTTAATCCTCTAGAGTTAGAAGAGTACCTCCAGTTGTGGATGGATTTGTCAGAAGCTTATCAACTGGTTTTAGAGCAAGGCTTTTTTGACCGATTAAAACAGCTGCATGATGATTCTGGTACTGGGTATTTCCCATGTCTACCAAAAGATATTTTAGGGATTAGCAGGGATATTTTGAAGTTTGAGGAAATAGGGGAGCAGGTGTCGCCAGAGATTTTGACACGTGCTTGGGGGCTCTATTTTACCGTTGATGAATAA
- a CDS encoding prepilin peptidase, which yields MVINLVIWGLIFAIGVSDAQRHRIPNQFVGLLLLAVISDILLDPNAMLWLHVKGMLLTFIVGFALYLGRLMAGGDVKLLTVLGLWLGAETMWSVTPFIIVAGGVIGIFYLALYLASSSYSITEHARAYAVQKVTPGWKSKQPLVIPFAPAIVIGLAYYFYAY from the coding sequence ATGGTTATTAATCTTGTTATTTGGGGACTTATCTTTGCTATAGGTGTCTCTGACGCACAGAGGCACCGAATTCCTAATCAATTTGTGGGACTTTTGTTACTTGCGGTAATAAGCGATATTTTGTTAGATCCAAACGCAATGCTGTGGCTACATGTCAAAGGTATGCTTTTAACCTTTATTGTAGGGTTTGCGCTGTATTTAGGGCGACTGATGGCAGGTGGTGACGTGAAGCTTCTAACCGTATTGGGGCTATGGTTAGGAGCAGAAACGATGTGGTCAGTGACACCTTTTATTATTGTCGCTGGTGGAGTTATAGGGATCTTTTATTTAGCGCTGTACTTGGCATCCTCGAGCTATTCTATAACTGAGCATGCAAGAGCTTATGCGGTGCAAAAAGTCACTCCGGGTTGGAAAAGCAAGCAGCCTTTAGTCATTCCTTTTGCTCCGGCAATAGTGATCGGCTTGGCATACTATTTTTACGCTTATTAA
- a CDS encoding Flp family type IVb pilin yields MDKFTQVLKDFWNDEEGLTLLEYILGAALIVAAMLQLGFWKTLANAFTNVSTDIDNL; encoded by the coding sequence ATGGACAAATTTACACAAGTACTTAAAGACTTTTGGAATGATGAAGAAGGCTTGACACTTCTTGAATATATTCTTGGTGCGGCGCTGATTGTGGCAGCAATGTTGCAGTTGGGTTTCTGGAAAACGTTGGCGAACGCATTTACCAATGTTTCGACTGACATCGACAATTTATAA
- a CDS encoding helix-turn-helix domain-containing protein, whose amino-acid sequence MERLVKACWIGGGLPSLPEQFRWVFTQYFELLDHGNDISVISDKEFSYFFYYVTDRPFDLLQSVVTLCENLDKKLIVVYTKGIEANKLPPQHITAEYYALDDNYLSHWLSQIKLKYFFNHSVESSLSLPNKSCSKNGKANFSEVVDYISNNIHRELREEDAAALCHYSTTYFSKVFRRKVGMCFRDYVTAKRIALAKKMLTEDNSMKIAYIAYQCGYHDVSYFSRIFKKKTGFSPASYRQQF is encoded by the coding sequence ATGGAAAGGCTTGTTAAAGCATGTTGGATTGGGGGGGGCTTACCATCCCTGCCAGAGCAATTTCGATGGGTATTTACACAGTACTTCGAATTACTCGACCACGGCAATGACATATCAGTGATCAGCGATAAAGAATTCAGTTACTTTTTTTATTACGTAACAGATCGTCCATTTGACTTGTTACAAAGCGTTGTAACGCTGTGTGAAAATCTAGATAAAAAACTCATTGTTGTATACACGAAAGGTATCGAAGCTAACAAACTACCACCTCAACATATAACCGCTGAATACTACGCATTAGACGATAACTATCTGTCACATTGGTTATCTCAGATAAAGCTAAAATACTTTTTCAATCATAGCGTTGAAAGCTCTCTTTCGTTACCAAACAAATCATGCTCTAAGAATGGTAAAGCCAACTTTTCTGAGGTCGTCGATTATATCTCAAATAATATACATCGAGAGTTGCGCGAAGAAGATGCAGCAGCTCTCTGCCACTACTCTACCACCTACTTTTCGAAAGTGTTTCGCCGTAAGGTTGGGATGTGCTTTCGTGATTATGTTACCGCGAAGCGTATTGCATTAGCGAAGAAGATGCTCACCGAAGACAATTCAATGAAAATTGCGTACATCGCTTACCAATGTGGCTACCACGATGTTTCTTATTTCTCTCGGATTTTTAAGAAAAAGACTGGCTTCTCACCAGCAAGCTACCGACAACAGTTTTAG
- a CDS encoding AMP-binding protein yields MQQPNVANSSAGCALPPPNEMILKWAEERPNEVYLKQIINREFVEFTYAEVADQALKLVSALRNLGVNPGDKVALISKNCAEWFICDLAMMLGDYVSVPIFPTAGADTIEYCLTHSESKVLIGGKLDDSKATQQVINEMGDLISIALPYNTAPMCQHQYAELIANEVPSVERPQHYDDKLMSLVYTSGTSGLPKGAMLTYGAFSWSVQQLINHIGIQPNDRLFSYLPLAHITERVYIFGSSIMGGVPTAFPESLDTFIEDVKMHRPTLFISVPRLWTLFQQRIQDKLPQKSLNILLKIPFVNSLIKKKLAVGLGLDQARVLGCGSAPVSPALLEWYHSVGLNITEAWGMTESFAYSTINYPFRADKIGTVGNAGPGIELKIADDCEIMVRGKGLFSGYYKNDIATQESFDSEGWLHTGDIGAIDADGYLTIQGRKKDTFKTAKGKFVSPVPIEKKLFEYSRIEMMCLIGLGLPGPILLVVPHDFPHFDKERYERSTRKVIERMNKELASHEQIKGVLMIKEPWNIENGVLTPTLKIKRHVLEQKYHELGHNWPKGQLVLWEEDL; encoded by the coding sequence ATGCAACAGCCGAATGTAGCCAACTCCTCTGCTGGTTGCGCTCTCCCTCCGCCAAATGAAATGATTCTAAAATGGGCAGAAGAGCGTCCAAATGAGGTTTACTTAAAGCAAATCATTAATCGGGAATTCGTTGAATTCACTTACGCTGAAGTCGCAGACCAAGCTCTAAAGCTGGTGAGCGCATTACGCAACCTTGGTGTTAATCCAGGTGATAAGGTAGCGTTAATCTCCAAAAATTGCGCAGAGTGGTTTATCTGTGATCTTGCTATGATGCTCGGGGATTACGTTAGTGTACCCATCTTCCCAACGGCTGGAGCAGACACCATCGAGTACTGCCTCACGCACAGTGAAAGTAAGGTGCTTATCGGCGGTAAGTTGGACGACTCAAAGGCAACTCAGCAAGTAATTAATGAAATGGGCGATCTGATCAGTATCGCACTGCCATATAACACTGCACCGATGTGCCAGCATCAATATGCAGAGCTTATAGCAAATGAAGTGCCAAGTGTAGAACGTCCACAACATTACGACGATAAGCTCATGTCACTGGTTTATACATCCGGTACTTCAGGCTTACCAAAAGGGGCAATGTTGACCTACGGCGCATTCAGTTGGTCTGTGCAACAGCTTATCAATCATATTGGCATACAACCGAACGACCGTTTGTTCTCCTACCTACCACTCGCGCACATTACTGAACGAGTGTATATATTTGGTTCTTCGATTATGGGTGGCGTACCCACAGCATTTCCAGAGTCACTCGACACCTTTATTGAAGATGTAAAAATGCACCGCCCAACGTTGTTCATCTCAGTGCCAAGGTTATGGACATTATTCCAGCAGCGAATTCAGGATAAGTTACCGCAAAAGTCTTTGAACATTCTTCTCAAGATCCCCTTTGTGAATTCGCTGATTAAGAAGAAACTTGCCGTTGGGTTAGGTTTAGACCAAGCCCGAGTATTAGGGTGTGGCTCTGCTCCCGTATCACCAGCTTTGTTAGAGTGGTACCACAGCGTTGGGCTTAATATTACCGAAGCTTGGGGGATGACGGAGTCCTTTGCTTACAGCACGATCAATTATCCTTTTAGAGCCGATAAAATTGGTACTGTCGGCAATGCGGGGCCTGGTATAGAACTTAAAATTGCTGATGACTGTGAAATCATGGTTCGAGGTAAAGGATTATTCTCTGGCTACTATAAAAATGATATCGCGACTCAAGAATCCTTCGATTCAGAAGGCTGGCTGCACACTGGTGACATCGGAGCGATAGATGCTGATGGTTATCTTACGATTCAAGGCCGCAAAAAAGACACGTTTAAAACCGCGAAAGGGAAGTTCGTTTCTCCCGTACCGATAGAAAAGAAATTGTTCGAATACAGTCGTATAGAAATGATGTGTCTGATTGGTCTTGGCTTACCAGGCCCAATATTGTTGGTCGTGCCTCATGATTTCCCTCACTTCGACAAAGAGCGTTATGAGCGTTCCACTCGTAAAGTCATTGAGCGAATGAATAAAGAGCTGGCATCTCACGAGCAAATAAAAGGCGTGTTGATGATAAAAGAGCCATGGAATATCGAAAATGGCGTTCTTACCCCAACTCTGAAAATAAAGCGCCACGTACTTGAACAAAAGTACCACGAACTTGGCCATAACTGGCCGAAAGGCCAATTAGTACTCTGGGAAGAAGACTTATAA
- a CDS encoding DUF1127 domain-containing protein — protein sequence MENITKNCERALLTTQQNWIQLIFSKLYLWKRNHRTRRHLRELPEHLWNDIGLEKHEVLKESHKPFWRP from the coding sequence ATGGAAAACATCACGAAAAACTGTGAACGAGCTTTGCTAACGACACAACAAAATTGGATTCAGTTAATTTTTTCTAAACTCTATTTATGGAAAAGAAATCATAGGACTCGTCGTCATCTAAGAGAGTTACCTGAACATCTTTGGAATGATATTGGTTTGGAAAAGCATGAGGTGTTAAAAGAAAGCCACAAACCATTTTGGAGGCCCTAG
- a CDS encoding LysR substrate-binding domain-containing protein produces the protein MKDRMPPLQGLYYFFIAAKEGSFKSAAKNLFVTPAAISQQIRQLEEFLGTDLFVRQHRKILLTPQGELLFAQAERGFSHIQQGVRLINQDPNPNQLSISTLPSFAHHWLVPKITAFRQRHPELSLLLEPTNELVSFQDSQIDLCVRYGSGNYPNLESQWLMDEAFYPACHPVYQKEHSIYNIEDLSKAELIEDLWPDLDWNMWLERLGQHAAKPALKYSGSHLVLEAALSLQGVALVKHSLAYQYFRTGKLVRIGDIAIKPKFAYYLCAPKGYLQRPKAQQFAKWLKAEIDSFEKSVNRDFKTIALSD, from the coding sequence GTGAAAGATCGGATGCCACCTCTACAAGGCTTATACTATTTCTTCATCGCAGCGAAAGAAGGCAGCTTTAAATCCGCAGCCAAAAATTTGTTTGTTACTCCCGCTGCAATTAGCCAACAAATCCGGCAGTTAGAAGAATTTTTGGGTACTGACCTGTTTGTTCGCCAACACAGGAAGATACTGCTAACACCTCAGGGAGAGTTGCTATTTGCTCAAGCAGAACGAGGATTTAGCCACATACAACAAGGTGTTCGTCTAATTAACCAAGATCCCAACCCAAACCAACTTTCTATCTCAACACTTCCCTCGTTTGCACACCATTGGCTAGTTCCTAAAATAACGGCCTTTAGACAACGTCATCCTGAACTATCACTTTTGCTGGAGCCAACGAATGAACTGGTTTCTTTTCAAGACAGTCAAATAGATTTATGCGTTCGTTACGGTTCAGGAAACTACCCTAATTTAGAATCGCAATGGTTAATGGATGAAGCTTTCTATCCTGCCTGTCATCCGGTTTATCAAAAAGAGCACAGCATTTATAACATCGAAGATTTGAGCAAAGCGGAGCTTATCGAAGATCTTTGGCCTGATCTCGACTGGAATATGTGGTTAGAAAGACTAGGACAACATGCTGCCAAACCAGCGCTAAAATACAGCGGTTCCCACCTGGTACTTGAGGCTGCCTTATCATTACAAGGGGTGGCGCTTGTGAAACACAGCTTGGCCTATCAATATTTTCGAACGGGCAAATTGGTACGGATTGGCGACATCGCCATCAAACCTAAATTCGCTTACTACTTATGTGCCCCAAAGGGATACCTGCAACGGCCTAAAGCACAGCAGTTTGCAAAGTGGTTAAAAGCAGAGATAGACAGTTTTGAAAAATCGGTTAATCGAGACTTTAAAACTATCGCGCTATCAGACTGA